In Thamnophis elegans isolate rThaEle1 chromosome 4, rThaEle1.pri, whole genome shotgun sequence, the following proteins share a genomic window:
- the LOC116508037 gene encoding ER membrane protein complex subunit 6-like, with amino-acid sequence MASAGLYGRRAGKEEEEEERPRDVTAWDAGAPRSLFVPRWRRRRPFRGEVGGGESGWARAEEIHGEKAPSGRRAAPPLPAEAMAAVVAKREGPQFISEAAVRGNAAILDYCRTSVSALSGATAGILGLNGLYGFIFYFLASVLLSVLLVLKAGRRWNKYFKSRRPLFTGGLIGGLFTYILFWTFLYGMVHVY; translated from the exons ATGGCGTCCGCCGGGCTCTATGGAAGACGCgcggggaaagaggaggaggaggaggaaaggccaCGTGACGTCACAGCGTGGGACGCCGGCGCTCCCAGAAGCCTCTTCGTTCcaagatggcggcggcggcggccttttCGCGGTGAGGTCGGAGGAGGTGAAAGTGGTTGGGCGAGAGCTGAGGAAATACACGGCGAG AAAGCACCATCCGGTAGGAGAGCTGCCCCACCACTCCCTGCTGAAGCCATGGCCGCCGTGGTGGCCAAGCGCGAAGGCCCCCAATTCATCAGCGAAGCCGCCGTCCGGGGAAACGCAGCCATCCTGGATTATTGCAGGACGTCCGTCTCCGCGCTCTCGGGAGCCACCGCCGGCATCCTTGGCCTCAACGGCCTCTACGGCTTCATCTTCTACTTCCTGGCCTCCGTCTTACTCTCAGTGCTTCTGGTGCTAAAAGCCGGACGGCGAtggaacaaatattttaaatcccGAAGGCCTCTCTTCACCGGGGGACTGATCGGGGGTTTAttcacatatattctcttctggaCTTTCCTCTATGGCATGGTGCATGTttactag